In one Magallana gigas chromosome 7, xbMagGiga1.1, whole genome shotgun sequence genomic region, the following are encoded:
- the LOC105323414 gene encoding histone H3.3A produces MARTKQTARKSTGGKAPRKQLATKAARKSAPSTGGVKKPHRYRPGTVALREIRRYQKSTELLIRKLPFQRLVREIAQDFKTDLRFQSAAIGALQEASEAYLVGLFEDTNLCAIHAKRVTIMPKDIQLARRIRGERA; encoded by the exons ATGGCACGTACAAAGCAGACAGCTCGTAAAAGTACAGGAGGAAAAGCTCCTCGTAAACAGCTTGCCACAAAGGCTGCACGTAAGAGTGCTCCCTCCACTGGCGGTGTAAAGAAGCCCCATAGGTACAGGCCAGGAACAGTCGCTCTCAGAGAAATCAGAAGGTACCAGAAATCCACAGAGTTGCTCATCAGAAAATTGCCTTTCCAACGTCTTGTAAGAGAAATTGCTCAGGACTTCAAGACCGACTTGAGATTCCAAAGTGCAGCTATTGGGGCTTTGCAG GAGGCCAGTGAAGCTTACCTCGTTGGATTATTTGAGGACACTAACCTGTGCGCTATCCACGCCAAGAGAGTCACAATCATGCCCAAAGACATTCAGTTGGCCAGAAGGATTCGTGGAGAGCGTGCTTGA